One region of Chryseobacterium muglaense genomic DNA includes:
- a CDS encoding phospho-sugar mutase — protein MTTLEKAKLWLSDTFDKETRDAVQFLIDSNSPDLEDSFYRELEFGTGGMRGIMGVGTNRLNKYTLGQATQGLANYMLQQFQGEEISVAIAYDVRHNSKEFGKLVADVLTANGIKVLLFKNHRPTPELSFTVRDKKCNGGIVLTASHNPPEYNGYKVYWNDGAQIVPPHDEAIINEVYSVKFEEIKFEGNDDLIEWIGEEQDDVYIDTCIENSTYQDVGKGNLNIVFTSIHGTTYTTVPQALEKAGFKKVDLVKEQMIPSGNFPTVDSPNPEEPAALEMAMDLAKITNADIVIGTDPDGDRLGIAVRNLEGEIQLLNGNQCNTILTYYILDQWKKQGRITGKEFIGSTIVTSDIFFDIAEKFGVDCKVGLTGFKWIGKMIRDFEGEEKFVCGGEESFGFMTGDFVRDKDSCGSIILACEIAAWCKANGKTMYEYLIEIYQETGMYYEGLINIVKKGRDGAEEIQNMMKNFRENPPKELAGSLVEEVKDFKEQTNYVVSENKKHVMDDIPKSNVLIYYTQDGTKVCVRPSGTEPKIKFYVSVKETITSKEDFEETLKALEEKIEEIRKDLQLN, from the coding sequence ATGACAACATTAGAAAAAGCGAAACTTTGGTTAAGCGATACCTTTGATAAAGAAACAAGAGATGCTGTTCAATTTTTAATAGACAGCAATTCTCCTGATTTGGAAGACTCTTTTTACAGAGAATTAGAGTTCGGAACCGGAGGAATGAGGGGGATTATGGGTGTTGGAACCAATCGTTTAAATAAATATACGTTAGGTCAGGCAACACAAGGACTGGCGAATTATATGTTGCAGCAGTTTCAAGGTGAGGAAATCAGCGTTGCGATTGCTTATGACGTTCGTCACAATTCAAAAGAATTTGGAAAACTGGTTGCTGATGTTTTAACGGCAAACGGAATTAAAGTTCTTTTGTTTAAAAATCACAGACCAACTCCAGAATTGTCTTTTACCGTTCGTGATAAAAAATGTAATGGAGGAATTGTTTTAACGGCTTCTCATAATCCACCTGAATATAATGGTTACAAAGTATATTGGAATGACGGTGCGCAAATCGTTCCGCCACATGATGAAGCGATTATCAATGAAGTATATTCGGTAAAATTTGAAGAAATTAAATTTGAAGGAAATGATGATTTAATCGAATGGATTGGAGAAGAACAGGATGATGTTTACATTGATACCTGTATCGAAAACTCAACCTACCAGGATGTTGGAAAAGGAAATTTAAATATTGTTTTCACATCTATTCATGGAACAACTTACACAACGGTACCACAAGCTTTGGAAAAAGCGGGTTTTAAGAAAGTCGATTTGGTTAAGGAGCAAATGATTCCAAGTGGAAATTTCCCGACGGTAGATTCTCCAAACCCGGAAGAGCCTGCAGCTTTGGAAATGGCAATGGATTTAGCTAAAATCACTAACGCAGATATCGTAATCGGAACAGATCCTGATGGAGACAGACTGGGAATTGCTGTTAGGAATTTGGAAGGTGAAATTCAATTGCTAAACGGAAACCAATGTAATACTATTTTAACGTATTATATTTTAGATCAGTGGAAAAAACAAGGTAGAATTACCGGAAAAGAATTTATCGGTTCTACCATTGTAACTTCAGATATTTTCTTTGATATTGCTGAAAAATTCGGGGTTGACTGCAAAGTTGGATTGACAGGCTTCAAATGGATCGGGAAAATGATCCGTGATTTTGAAGGTGAAGAAAAATTTGTTTGCGGTGGCGAAGAAAGTTTCGGTTTTATGACCGGAGATTTCGTTCGTGATAAAGATTCTTGCGGAAGTATCATTTTAGCTTGCGAAATTGCAGCTTGGTGTAAAGCCAACGGAAAAACGATGTATGAATATCTGATTGAAATTTATCAGGAAACCGGAATGTATTACGAAGGCTTAATCAACATCGTTAAAAAAGGTAGAGACGGTGCGGAAGAAATTCAGAATATGATGAAGAATTTCCGTGAAAATCCTCCAAAAGAATTGGCGGGTTCTCTTGTAGAAGAAGTGAAAGACTTTAAAGAACAAACCAATTACGTGGTTTCTGAAAATAAAAAACACGTAATGGATGATATTCCTAAGTCTAATGTTTTGATTTATTACACTCAGGACGGTACAAAAGTTTGTGTAAGACCTTCAGGAACAGAGCCAAAAATTAAGTTTTATGTCTCTGTGAAAGAAACCATCACTTCAAAAGAAGATTTTGAAGAAACATTAAAGGCTTTGGAAGAAAAAATAGAAGAAATCAGAAAAGATCTTCAGTTAAACTAA
- a CDS encoding DUF4199 domain-containing protein produces MTKSPLTLGILLYAVTMAIFFVVYTFFSGIEYFDTTLKVNAFVLPIVYVLFAFWCVKSHWNNHQMNFKEAFKRAFVPMFVGGLLSIVSIFSFLNFIDTDAKKLLNYQYVHRQKSELDKEYQSAKKILKHQKDIDELEQKYQEGLQRFDPATIKDKDMLTASHFSGYFAAILIFYVILSVFFGAFFRKKTNHQEAINQE; encoded by the coding sequence ATGACGAAAAGTCCACTTACCCTAGGAATTTTACTGTATGCCGTTACAATGGCCATCTTTTTTGTAGTTTACACATTTTTTTCAGGTATCGAGTATTTTGATACAACACTGAAAGTCAACGCTTTTGTTTTGCCGATTGTCTATGTTTTATTTGCTTTTTGGTGTGTGAAATCTCATTGGAATAACCATCAAATGAATTTTAAGGAAGCTTTTAAAAGAGCATTCGTGCCCATGTTTGTAGGCGGACTTTTATCTATCGTAAGTATTTTTTCTTTTTTAAACTTCATCGATACTGATGCTAAAAAGCTTTTGAATTACCAATATGTACACCGTCAAAAATCTGAACTGGACAAAGAATATCAGTCTGCGAAAAAGATTTTAAAGCATCAAAAAGATATTGATGAGTTGGAGCAAAAATATCAGGAAGGCCTTCAAAGGTTTGATCCTGCGACTATAAAAGATAAAGATATGCTTACGGCGAGTCATTTTTCAGGATATTTTGCCGCAATTCTTATATTTTACGTAATTTTGTCTGTCTTTTTTGGAGCGTTTTTCAGAAAGAAAACAAACCACCAAGAAGCAATTAATCAAGAATAA
- a CDS encoding pyridoxal phosphate-dependent aminotransferase, whose amino-acid sequence MKVSKLAANLIGSEIVKIGNEVNDLKAKGAEIANLTIGDLNSNLYPIPAELKEEIQKAYQNNLTNYPPANGLLSLRNEVSKDLKTRWNLDYFANDILITAGSRPLIYAVYKTIVDEGDKVIYPTPSWNNNHYAYLTSADAVEVKTTQENNFLPTAEDLKPHLKGAVLLALCSPLNPTGTMFTEAQLREICEMILEENAKRGADEKPLYLMYDQIYSNLTFGAKHVDPVSLFPEMREYTIYIDGISKCLAATGVRVGWGFGPAHIIDKMKALLTHVGAWAPKPEQEATAKYFQNSENVNIFINDFKGKLEASLKVLHKGIQDLKTNGLAVDSIEPMGAMYLTIKLDYIGKTKPDGTVIGNSSDLVFYLINEAGVALVPFSAFGEEKSEPWFRASVGGLDIKEIEQMMPKLENSLNNLK is encoded by the coding sequence GTGAAAGTTTCAAAATTAGCAGCGAACCTTATTGGTTCTGAAATTGTAAAAATTGGTAATGAAGTAAATGATTTAAAGGCGAAAGGGGCAGAGATTGCTAATCTTACGATTGGTGATTTAAACTCAAATCTTTACCCTATTCCTGCTGAATTAAAAGAAGAAATTCAGAAAGCGTACCAGAATAATTTAACCAATTACCCGCCGGCAAACGGATTATTATCTTTAAGAAATGAAGTTTCTAAAGACCTTAAAACAAGATGGAATTTGGACTATTTTGCGAATGATATTCTGATTACCGCAGGTTCTAGACCCTTAATTTATGCAGTATACAAAACAATCGTTGATGAAGGAGATAAGGTAATTTATCCTACACCGTCTTGGAACAACAATCATTACGCTTACCTTACTTCTGCAGATGCTGTTGAAGTAAAAACTACTCAGGAAAACAATTTCTTGCCAACTGCGGAAGATTTAAAACCACACTTAAAAGGAGCTGTTCTTTTAGCGCTTTGTTCGCCGTTAAATCCTACAGGAACCATGTTTACAGAAGCTCAGTTAAGAGAAATCTGTGAAATGATTTTGGAAGAAAATGCAAAAAGAGGAGCAGACGAAAAGCCTTTATATTTAATGTACGATCAGATTTATTCTAATCTTACTTTCGGTGCAAAACATGTAGATCCAGTTTCACTTTTCCCGGAAATGAGAGAGTATACAATCTATATCGATGGTATTTCTAAATGTCTTGCCGCAACAGGTGTTCGTGTAGGATGGGGATTTGGTCCGGCTCATATTATAGACAAAATGAAAGCTTTGTTGACTCACGTTGGAGCTTGGGCACCAAAACCTGAGCAGGAAGCAACTGCAAAATATTTCCAAAATTCAGAGAATGTAAACATATTTATCAATGATTTTAAAGGAAAATTAGAAGCAAGTTTAAAAGTTCTTCACAAAGGAATTCAGGATTTAAAAACAAATGGTTTAGCAGTTGATAGCATCGAACCGATGGGAGCAATGTATCTTACCATTAAATTAGACTACATTGGAAAAACAAAGCCAGACGGAACAGTAATCGGGAATTCTTCTGATTTGGTTTTCTATTTAATTAACGAAGCAGGAGTTGCTTTAGTCCCTTTCTCTGCTTTTGGTGAAGAGAAGTCAGAACCTTGGTTTAGAGCTTCTGTTGGAGGTTTAGATATTAAGGAAATTGAACAGATGATGCCAAAATTAGAGAATTCTTTAAATAATTTAAAGTAA
- a CDS encoding glycosyltransferase family 2 protein, giving the protein MNLSIVIPLLNEEESLEELFTRIDNVCKTSNLSYEVWFIDDGSTDLSWSIIENLKVQHPQIHGIKFSKNYGKSQALHAAFERTNGDVIITMDADLQDFPEEIPELYRMVIEDNYDIVSGWKKKRFDNVMTKNIPSKLFNAAARKVSGVYLHDFNCGLKAYKKQVVKTIDVYGDMHRYIPVLAANAGFRRITEKEVPHQARPYGTSKFGTERFVRGFLDLVTLWFVSRFGGRPMHFFGAVGTIMFIVGFLSAFWLGVSKLIDVARGIYGHLITNNPWFFIALTMMLMGTLLFIAGFLGEMIIRTNREHKNYNIDEVI; this is encoded by the coding sequence ATGAATTTATCTATAGTAATTCCGTTACTCAACGAAGAAGAATCTCTCGAAGAGTTGTTTACAAGAATCGACAACGTTTGCAAAACCAGTAACTTATCTTATGAGGTTTGGTTTATCGATGACGGAAGTACAGATTTGTCGTGGAGCATTATTGAGAATTTAAAAGTGCAACATCCGCAAATCCACGGAATAAAATTTTCCAAAAATTACGGAAAATCACAAGCGTTACATGCCGCTTTTGAAAGAACAAACGGAGATGTTATCATCACCATGGATGCCGATTTACAAGACTTCCCGGAAGAAATTCCTGAGCTTTACAGAATGGTGATTGAAGACAATTACGATATCGTTTCGGGTTGGAAGAAAAAACGTTTTGATAATGTAATGACCAAAAATATTCCTTCAAAACTCTTCAACGCTGCGGCAAGAAAAGTTTCAGGAGTTTATTTGCACGACTTCAACTGCGGACTGAAAGCATATAAAAAGCAGGTTGTAAAAACGATTGATGTGTATGGAGATATGCACCGTTATATTCCGGTTTTGGCTGCCAATGCAGGTTTCAGAAGAATTACAGAAAAAGAAGTGCCGCATCAGGCTAGACCTTATGGAACTTCAAAATTTGGAACTGAAAGATTCGTTCGCGGATTTTTAGATTTGGTAACCCTTTGGTTTGTAAGTCGTTTTGGTGGAAGACCAATGCATTTCTTTGGGGCGGTAGGCACAATTATGTTTATCGTTGGTTTTCTTTCAGCTTTTTGGTTGGGAGTTTCAAAACTGATTGATGTCGCAAGAGGAATTTACGGACATTTAATTACCAATAATCCATGGTTTTTTATTGCATTAACCATGATGTTGATGGGAACTTTGCTTTTCATCGCCGGATTCTTGGGAGAAATGATTATCAGAACCAACAGAGAGCATAAGAACTATAATATTGACGAAGTGATATAA
- a CDS encoding trypsin-like peptidase domain-containing protein, with protein sequence MDNEKNESNHEKLDQNQSQQNNNSHSDDFSEPQNPDSENIISENPGNETQVQSAEEIPKETLPVTGKKKKNPYKIAFFSLGGIILLGGASYFGYQYYKNHQVVPIVENICLDTDTKIYDAYKDAVVMVKHRYAFVARIKGKEIQLNIPEASEETLFGTAFFVDKKGNMISNSHVLQPWNSSENSEKISTDASNIRRKIASILTTDIPEDGYETFLASNWGNASSEYNEEGGYHEGDNEEGGGEEFINSNDVAVDSATTSDDIAASIPHKEYVSEDEIEVYMKTVDISVALHNSADVWLPCTIEKISEDQSIDLGVLQLTTKETPNTVVNIISLDNAVSDDQSLRPGEKAVMIGYPLGEDLAQTISGIKVQLYNGQISKESDGTKIQYSVTSTHGASGSPIFNNCGQLIAVNFSGVEKVQGYNFGIIAKKIYAVYPVIAGEVKPSTE encoded by the coding sequence ATGGATAATGAAAAAAATGAATCTAACCACGAAAAGTTAGATCAAAATCAATCACAGCAAAACAATAATTCGCATTCTGATGACTTTTCAGAGCCGCAAAATCCTGATTCAGAAAATATAATTTCTGAAAATCCAGGAAATGAAACTCAAGTGCAATCTGCAGAAGAAATACCTAAAGAAACCTTACCAGTAACCGGAAAGAAGAAAAAAAATCCTTATAAAATTGCATTTTTCAGTTTGGGTGGAATCATTCTTTTAGGCGGAGCTTCTTATTTTGGATACCAATATTATAAAAATCATCAGGTTGTACCTATCGTTGAAAATATATGCTTAGATACCGATACCAAAATTTATGATGCTTATAAAGATGCAGTAGTAATGGTAAAACACAGATATGCTTTTGTTGCAAGAATTAAAGGAAAAGAAATTCAGCTGAATATTCCTGAAGCTTCTGAGGAAACACTTTTTGGAACCGCATTTTTTGTCGATAAAAAAGGGAATATGATTTCTAATAGTCATGTTTTACAACCCTGGAATTCTTCTGAAAACAGCGAGAAAATATCGACTGATGCTTCAAATATCCGACGAAAAATTGCTTCCATTCTTACCACAGATATTCCAGAAGATGGCTACGAAACTTTTCTCGCATCCAATTGGGGAAATGCATCTTCAGAATATAATGAAGAAGGTGGATATCATGAAGGAGACAATGAAGAAGGTGGAGGCGAAGAGTTTATCAATTCAAATGATGTTGCTGTAGATTCTGCGACAACTTCTGATGATATTGCAGCATCAATTCCTCATAAAGAGTATGTTTCAGAAGACGAAATCGAAGTTTACATGAAAACAGTAGATATTTCTGTTGCGTTACATAATTCTGCTGACGTATGGTTGCCTTGTACAATCGAAAAAATTTCTGAAGACCAATCTATTGATTTAGGAGTTCTACAATTAACAACTAAAGAAACACCCAATACTGTTGTAAATATCATTAGTCTTGATAACGCTGTAAGCGATGATCAAAGTTTACGCCCTGGTGAAAAAGCAGTAATGATTGGCTATCCTTTAGGCGAAGATTTAGCACAAACTATTTCAGGAATTAAAGTACAGCTGTATAACGGACAAATCAGCAAAGAATCTGATGGCACAAAAATTCAGTATAGTGTAACTTCTACACATGGAGCAAGCGGGTCTCCAATTTTTAATAATTGCGGACAATTAATCGCTGTCAATTTTAGCGGTGTTGAAAAAGTACAGGGCTATAATTTTGGAATTATCGCTAAAAAAATCTATGCTGTATATCCTGTTATAGCTGGTGAAGTAAAACCAAGTACAGAATAA
- a CDS encoding GIN domain-containing protein, which translates to MKSYLSIKSFSIFSLTLLAVSCGKISPKGNLDKKEIDVEEFVNLDLEGKFRVFYARGPKNFVEVETYPNIAGNLDIDVDDKTLSIKESRKTKGVDFYNITIYSKYNLEKISISDSVEMNISSEIKTDNFKLNLKNYATFMGSLNTRRAEIDMQNRSRANFLGETKDAVIKISDTASLIAPYWKIVNLNVDSQNGNYAEVNVKDTLKGTVKNTAKFVYYNDPIRAFKVDRTTRVENKKLQ; encoded by the coding sequence ATGAAGAGTTATTTATCTATAAAGAGTTTTAGTATTTTTTCATTAACTCTATTAGCTGTTTCCTGCGGCAAAATTTCTCCCAAAGGAAATTTAGATAAAAAAGAAATTGATGTTGAAGAATTTGTAAACCTTGATTTAGAAGGGAAATTTCGGGTATTTTATGCAAGAGGACCGAAAAATTTTGTAGAAGTAGAAACCTACCCAAATATAGCTGGAAATCTGGACATTGATGTGGATGATAAAACTCTTTCCATCAAAGAAAGCCGAAAAACAAAAGGTGTAGATTTTTATAACATTACGATTTATTCAAAATATAATTTGGAGAAAATTTCAATTTCAGATTCTGTGGAAATGAATATTTCGAGTGAAATTAAAACCGATAATTTCAAATTAAATTTAAAAAATTACGCTACTTTTATGGGTTCTTTGAACACACGAAGAGCGGAAATTGATATGCAGAATAGGAGCCGTGCTAATTTTTTAGGTGAAACTAAAGATGCGGTAATAAAGATATCAGACACAGCGAGTTTAATTGCTCCTTACTGGAAAATTGTCAATCTGAATGTAGATTCTCAAAACGGAAACTATGCAGAAGTCAATGTAAAAGATACACTGAAAGGAACTGTGAAAAATACAGCAAAATTTGTGTATTATAATGATCCGATTAGAGCTTTTAAAGTTGATAGAACAACAAGAGTGGAAAATAAAAAACTGCAGTAA
- a CDS encoding DEAD/DEAH box helicase, translating to MTFSKKKFFTKYIFNIELYVLLIFRIMGEINSKDIVQFIKNNARSESISKSFSVYPVLKNITSSSAVYECKGTANKPYKITIFYDKQINVLCTCPYDYAGICKHSIASLENFALTLKTNISIDENSKMNNPGKISKVKSNEIFTNIISCPLNKNGVDVEMILKDLSKGKNNYLSNPNLIIDSVRPEEIKTKFSDWSSSSSQTFTIDFAKSVLKIKCSCLEKTFDSYCKHLPIAFQKVINVLGAEYFTPNYLENKKASFLKDYGLNIEDDYKKFFQFSLDEKGFHAVSNFLDLQKISRPFESELSSELKRNTQKNTLKKKSNDYGQGLVFDFSDDSFLNFTPVEAKLNKEGTDLATHFKEIIMYRIESTLHQYDEKTTGIILWALKVNSLLEHFHRKSSAERLQDLVNAFVKLNQQIYSFPIFSHDVDDSYTRKNLKSLIIKDELPQLIFNFSEDLLFYNLQPNLKIGDQLYKLNSDEITITPLFIKKGQDIYPIQSAVLAADLLFYSEMNETKYIKKNALYFKENILTPLSAKYSMSTNNFVKTKERSKKSSIENGVNYTKQVYIEDSDDAVTFKLAIQYPEKLIDIDSNEIRIDVNDKGKFSYLERNTEIEHDFRELFREYHPDFQSQEDAFYLKPMQLIEDFWLLDVAEKMKNSSIELLGLKNLSSFKYNLNKPLISVSVQSDLDWFDVKIDVSFGNQKLSLKDLQKAFVKKSNFVTLSDGSIGILPEEWMRKFEAYFKVGEIKKEKLQISNFQFGIIDELYQELEEKPDFLIQLYEKKKRIQNISNIQSVEVPKGINANLRDYQRDGLNWLVFLDENQLGGCLADDMGLGKTLQTIAFLQYIKDTKKPDLPSLIIAPTSLIFNWENEIKNFCPTLKLLIYTGSNRNENLELFSQFDVVITTYGSLLNDIEVLKDKKFNYLILDESQAIKNPNSKRYKSVRLLNSYNRIALSGTPIENNTFDLYAQFNFLNPGILGNMTHFKKEFSDAIDKEKEVATSELLAKIIHPFILRRTKEQVAKELPDKIESILYCEMESEQRKVYDTFKNQYRDYLLNKIDENGLAKSQMYVLEGLMKLRQICNSPAIISEQEDYGNSSVKLDLLIENIKEKTGNHKILVFSSFVKMLQLIKNKLEEEQIPYEYLDGQTRDRQSRVENFQNEKEVRVFLISTKAGGIGLNLTEADYVFIVDPWWNPAVENQAIDRCYRIGQKKQVMAYRMICKDTIEEKILTLQNKKKGIAASIISVDEEQKSFNTEEIKDLFA from the coding sequence ATGACTTTTTCGAAAAAAAAGTTTTTTACAAAATATATTTTTAATATAGAATTATATGTTTTATTGATTTTCAGAATTATGGGAGAGATTAATAGTAAAGATATTGTTCAATTTATAAAAAATAACGCTCGTTCGGAAAGTATTAGTAAATCATTCAGTGTTTACCCTGTTCTTAAGAATATTACTTCTTCATCAGCGGTTTACGAATGCAAGGGTACTGCAAATAAGCCGTACAAGATTACTATATTCTATGATAAGCAAATAAATGTTCTATGTACTTGTCCTTATGATTATGCAGGTATTTGTAAGCATTCTATTGCTAGTTTAGAAAATTTTGCACTTACCCTGAAAACTAACATAAGCATTGATGAAAATTCAAAAATGAATAATCCGGGTAAAATTTCTAAGGTGAAATCTAATGAAATTTTCACTAATATCATCAGCTGCCCATTAAATAAGAATGGTGTTGATGTAGAAATGATTCTGAAGGATCTATCAAAGGGAAAGAATAATTATTTATCCAACCCTAATCTCATTATTGATTCTGTAAGGCCAGAAGAAATTAAAACTAAATTCTCAGACTGGAGTAGTTCTTCATCTCAGACTTTCACAATAGATTTTGCGAAATCTGTTTTAAAAATAAAGTGTTCGTGCTTAGAAAAAACGTTTGATTCTTATTGCAAACATTTGCCTATTGCTTTTCAAAAAGTAATAAATGTATTGGGTGCAGAGTATTTTACACCAAATTATTTAGAAAATAAGAAGGCTTCTTTTTTAAAAGATTATGGTTTAAATATAGAAGATGATTACAAAAAGTTCTTTCAATTTAGCCTTGATGAAAAAGGTTTTCATGCGGTAAGTAATTTTCTTGATCTTCAGAAAATTTCAAGGCCATTTGAGAGTGAATTATCCTCAGAATTAAAACGAAATACACAAAAAAACACGCTTAAAAAGAAAAGTAATGATTACGGACAAGGTTTGGTTTTTGACTTTTCTGATGATTCTTTTTTAAACTTTACACCTGTTGAGGCAAAACTAAATAAAGAAGGAACCGATCTTGCTACGCATTTTAAAGAAATAATAATGTATCGTATCGAAAGCACCTTGCATCAGTACGATGAAAAAACAACAGGGATTATCTTATGGGCGCTAAAAGTAAATTCATTATTAGAACACTTCCATCGTAAAAGTTCGGCGGAAAGACTTCAAGATTTAGTAAATGCTTTTGTTAAATTAAATCAGCAGATATACAGTTTCCCTATCTTTTCCCATGATGTGGATGATTCTTATACGAGGAAAAACCTAAAGTCATTAATTATAAAAGACGAGCTGCCTCAGCTTATTTTCAACTTCTCAGAGGATCTTCTTTTCTATAATTTGCAACCCAACCTTAAAATTGGAGACCAACTTTATAAATTAAATTCTGATGAAATTACGATAACACCGCTTTTCATTAAAAAAGGTCAAGATATATATCCTATTCAAAGTGCTGTGCTTGCTGCTGATTTGTTATTTTATAGTGAAATGAACGAAACGAAGTATATTAAAAAAAATGCTTTGTACTTCAAAGAAAATATCTTGACCCCTCTTTCTGCCAAATACTCAATGAGTACCAATAATTTTGTAAAAACAAAAGAAAGAAGCAAAAAAAGCAGTATTGAAAATGGCGTAAATTATACAAAACAAGTGTATATAGAAGATAGTGATGATGCAGTTACTTTCAAATTGGCGATACAATATCCTGAAAAATTAATCGATATAGATAGCAATGAAATACGGATTGATGTCAACGATAAAGGTAAATTTTCCTATTTGGAAAGAAATACCGAAATCGAACATGATTTCAGGGAATTATTTCGAGAATATCATCCTGATTTTCAGTCGCAGGAAGATGCTTTTTATCTAAAGCCAATGCAACTGATAGAAGATTTTTGGTTGCTTGATGTTGCTGAAAAAATGAAAAATTCGAGTATCGAGCTTTTAGGCTTAAAAAATCTTAGTTCTTTCAAATATAATCTCAATAAGCCGTTGATTTCTGTAAGCGTACAATCTGATCTTGATTGGTTTGATGTGAAAATTGATGTTTCGTTTGGGAATCAAAAGCTTAGTTTAAAAGATTTACAAAAAGCTTTCGTTAAAAAATCTAATTTCGTCACACTTTCCGACGGCAGCATCGGGATTTTGCCTGAAGAATGGATGCGAAAATTTGAAGCCTACTTTAAGGTTGGAGAAATCAAAAAAGAAAAACTTCAGATTTCTAATTTCCAATTCGGAATTATTGACGAATTGTATCAGGAATTGGAGGAAAAGCCAGACTTCTTAATCCAATTGTACGAAAAGAAAAAGCGGATTCAAAATATCTCTAATATTCAGTCTGTTGAAGTTCCCAAAGGGATAAATGCAAATTTAAGAGATTATCAACGTGATGGTTTAAACTGGCTTGTTTTTTTAGATGAAAACCAACTAGGTGGCTGCCTTGCAGATGATATGGGGTTGGGAAAAACATTGCAAACGATTGCTTTTTTACAATACATTAAAGATACCAAAAAACCAGATTTACCTTCTCTGATTATTGCCCCAACATCACTTATTTTCAATTGGGAAAACGAAATCAAAAATTTTTGTCCAACTTTAAAATTGCTGATTTATACTGGTTCTAATAGAAATGAAAACTTAGAACTGTTCTCGCAATTTGATGTCGTAATTACAACTTACGGTTCTTTGCTAAACGATATTGAAGTATTGAAAGATAAAAAATTTAATTACCTTATTTTAGATGAAAGCCAAGCGATAAAAAACCCAAATTCTAAAAGATATAAAAGCGTAAGACTCTTAAATAGCTACAACAGGATTGCTCTTTCTGGTACACCAATAGAGAATAATACTTTTGACCTCTATGCTCAATTCAACTTTCTTAATCCTGGCATCTTGGGCAATATGACGCATTTTAAAAAAGAATTTTCTGATGCTATAGACAAAGAAAAAGAAGTTGCCACTTCAGAATTACTGGCGAAAATTATTCATCCATTTATTTTACGAAGAACCAAAGAGCAGGTTGCCAAAGAGCTTCCCGATAAGATAGAAAGCATCTTATACTGTGAGATGGAGAGTGAGCAGAGAAAAGTTTACGATACTTTCAAAAATCAATATCGAGATTATTTACTAAATAAAATAGACGAAAATGGTCTTGCAAAATCTCAAATGTATGTACTGGAAGGCTTGATGAAGCTAAGACAAATCTGCAACAGTCCGGCAATTATTTCGGAGCAGGAAGACTACGGCAATTCTTCTGTAAAATTAGATTTACTCATAGAAAACATTAAAGAAAAGACGGGGAATCATAAGATTTTAGTATTCTCCAGTTTTGTAAAAATGCTGCAACTCATTAAAAATAAGCTTGAAGAAGAACAGATCCCTTACGAATATCTTGATGGGCAAACTCGTGATCGCCAATCTCGTGTAGAAAATTTTCAAAATGAAAAAGAGGTAAGAGTATTTTTAATCAGCACAAAAGCTGGCGGTATCGGTTTGAATCTTACAGAAGCCGATTATGTTTTTATTGTAGATCCTTGGTGGAATCCCGCAGTTGAAAACCAGGCAATCGACAGATGCTATAGAATAGGACAGAAAAAGCAGGTGATGGCGTACCGCATGATTTGTAAAGACACCATCGAAGAGAAAATATTGACACTTCAAAACAAAAAGAAAGGGATTGCTGCAAGTATTATAAGTGTAGACGAAGAACAAAAATCATTCAACACAGAAGAGATAAAGGATTTGTTTGCCTAA